From a region of the Podospora pseudopauciseta strain CBS 411.78 chromosome 7 map unlocalized CBS411.78m_7, whole genome shotgun sequence genome:
- a CDS encoding uncharacterized protein (EggNog:ENOG503P0SH; COG:Q): MLYTPTPDTLYHPPPHHIDPLGYSRLAIITGCSSGIGLATTQLFLSHQFQVVGLDITPFDYDLLRVEDHGRFHFHLGDLTLPGQIEEGVRIAHHFGGRVDVLVNVAGILDTFSSADTLLDPDWDNVIAVNLTVPVKIMRAVIPYLKQRPEGGVIVNVASTAGRSGAVAGVAYTASKHGLIGATKNVAWRFRNENIRANAVLPGSVDSSVGNRITKEQRVDLEGYRAVKPVHALQANPIAPLPPITALEVAKTILFLVSDQARTINGVELPVDRAWGVV; this comes from the exons ATGCTCTACACCCCCACCCCAGACACCCTctaccacccccccccccaccacaTCGATCCCCTGGGGTACTCCCGCCTGGCAATCATAACCGGCTGCTCCTCCGGCATAGGCCTCGCCACAACGCAACTCTTTCTTTCCCATCAGTTCCAGGTCGTGGGGCTGGACATCACACCGTTTGACTACGACCTTTTGCGGGTGGAAGACCACGGTAGATTTCATTTTCATCTAGGGGACCTAACCCTCCCAGGACAGATAGAAGAAGGTGTGAGAATTGCTCACCATTTTGG CGGGAGAGTTGATGTGTTGGTCAATGTAGCCGGCATCCTCGacaccttctcctcagccGACACACTCCTCGATCCAGACTGGGACAACGTCATCGCCGTCAACCTCACCGTCCCCGTGAAAATAATGAGGGCCGTGATTCCTTACCTCAAACAGAGGCCGGAAGGGGGCGTGATTGTCAATGTGGCTAGCACCGCGGGGAGGagtggtgctgttgctggggttgCCTACACAGCTTCAAAGCACGGGCTG ATAGGAGCAACAAAAAACGTCGCCTGGCGCTTCCGCAACGAAAACATCCGCGCCAACGCCGTCCTCCCCGGCTCAGTCGACTCCTCAGTCGGGAACAGGATAACAAAAGAACAAAGGGTTGATCTGGAGGGGTACAGAGCTGTCAA ACCAGTCCACGCCCTTCAGGCAAACCCCATCGCACCACTACCAcccatcaccgccctcgAGGTCGCCAAGACGATCCTGTTTCTGGTAAGTGATCAGGCGAGGACTATCAACGGGGTTGAGTTGCCTGTTGATCGGGCATGGGGCGTTGTGTAG
- a CDS encoding uncharacterized protein (EggNog:ENOG503P2A6), with protein MKFSSAVALLGLSSSVSALAWPGFLPELDSLVVRQNSDETTNSPKPTNTPSSNDNNNEEEEEKTTTGPATPLRTNLNTAGISQSGKATGSAAPNGTTSGKPRQTEFNPQDPAGAVVMITPSVMEGYQLYKIGDYITWAWNYTNLQGTPTAIDVLVTNTVAKQTWTLTQNMTFQEQGSYTWDTGAYDRTAVASPLLVEQYTLIIHDSDSEPTGPAPAGMLAPFNSFKFGLYTPKVYTPISDGWKCASCNGAGGMSIDSKAVAAAGVMSVITVLSFTWFVAGFGGLM; from the exons ATGAAGTTTTCGTCGGCTGTTGCCCTCCTGGGCCTCTCCTCTTCAGTCTCCGCGCTCGCATGGCCCGGTTTCTTGCCAGAACTTGACAGTCTGGTGGTAAGGCAGAACAGTGATG AAACGACCAACTCCCCGAAGCCAACAAACACACCCTCGAGcaatgacaacaacaacgaagaggaggaagagaagaccACAACGGGCCCAGCCACACCACTCAGGACAAACCTCAACACAGCCGGCATTTCGCAATCGGGCAAGGCCACAGGCAGCGCAGCACCGAATGGCACCACTTCCGGCAAGCCCCGCCAAACTGAATTCAATCCACAAGACCCAGCTGGCGCCGTCGTCATGATCACCCCTTCGGTTATGGAAGGCTACCAGCTGTATAAGATTGGCGACTACATCACCTGGGCCTGGAACTACACCAACCTGCAAGGAACTCCCACCGCCATCGACGTGCTTGTTACCAACACCGTAGCCAAGCAGACGTGGACCCTCACCCAGAACATGACGTTTCAGGAGCAAGGAAGTTACACTTGGGACACGGGCGCATACGACCGGACAGCCGTGGCGTCTCCTCTGTTGGTGGAACAGtacaccctcatcatccacgaTTCTGACTCGGAGCCCACTGGCCCGGCACCTGCGGGCATGCTTGCGCCCTTCAACAGCTTCAAATTCGGATTATACACCCCCAAGGTCTATACCCCCATCAGCGACGGCTGGAAATGCGCCTCTTGCAATGGTGCGGGTGGCATGTCGATTGACAGCAAGGCCGTGGCTGCCGCGGGCGTGATGAGTGTGATCACAGTATTGAGCTTCACGTGGTTCGTggctgggtttggtgggttGATGTAG
- a CDS encoding uncharacterized protein (EggNog:ENOG503NUAD; COG:S) has product MLQTRCLFHRLNMTSSSPLQDNMVRSIAMSISSTKLSYFPENLKRNLLRGGVDEATVALLSQGDEAFQSENNEDTHASTTDHGGVGLSSSSTTQRHHASSHQHGNGSSHSYSHTDSSSNSYGHSYDHPCHRSHRQYQQQTASTWEEGDYDEEDEGDEDVSIEEGSPVPGANYTGPPREVKRHQYERNCHRTLQIVHLAEGTTHSDITNSVRGGQLLDVYLRSHDRSASVSFLHAADAQKFYGYCRRNDLYIRNKRVEVKWNERQFVLPGHVAGKISAGASRNLVIMNYASQHTEEVIREDLDHIHNLVVIKIQFIGGNCHIELNSVHNAIYARTCMLSRMKYKGRRIQFDVDQCAHPYPAPMVLKTKEAPQPKRQSSVSNRFQLLNIDDSEDEENAPPGFRSKKTPLVVA; this is encoded by the exons ATGCTCCAGACTCGTTGTCTGTTTCACAGGTTGAATATGACCAGCTCAAGTCCATTGCAAGACAATATGGTGAGATCTATTGCGATGTCTATCAGTTCAACCAAGCTGAGTTATTTTCCAGAGAACCTCAAGCGCAACCTCCTACGTGGTGGCGTAGACGAGGCTACAGTAGCT CTCCTTAGCCAAGGTGATGAGGCTTTCCAATCCGAGAATAACGAGGATACACACGCCTCTACTACGGACCATGGAGGTGTTGGTCTCTCCTCATCTTCGACGACGCAGCGTCATCATGCCTCTTCCCACCAACATGGAAACGGTTCTTCGCACTCCTATTCGCATACTGATTCCAGCAGCAACTCCTACGGCCATTCCTACGACCATCCCTGCCACCGTTCACATCGCCAGTACCAACAGCAGACCGCTTCGACatgggaggaaggagactatgacgaggaggacgagggggaCGAAGATGTCTCAATCGAAGAAGGGTCCCCTGTTCCTGGCGCAAACTACACAGGACCACCTCGGGAAGTGAAGCGCCATCAGTACGAGCGCAACTGCCATCGTACCCTTCAAATCGTGCATCTCGCCGAGGGTACCACTCATTCTGATATCACAAACTCCGTGCGCGGCGGCCAGCTCTTAGACGTGTATCTTCGCTCTCACGACCGCTCAGCTTCCGTCTCGTTTCTTCATGCGGCCGATGCTCAGAAATTCTATGGCTATTGTCGTCGTAATGACTTGTATATCAGAAACAAGAGG GTCGAGGTCAAGTGGAACGAGCGTCAGTTTGTGCTGCCAGGCCATGTGGCGGGCAAAATCTCGGCCGGGGCCAGTCGCAACCTTGTCATCATGAACTACGCCAGTCAACATACCGAGGAGGTGATTCGCGAAGACTTGGATCATATCCACAACCTGGTTGTGATCAAGATACAGTTCATCGGTGGAAACTGTCATATCGAGCTCAACTCGGTGCACAATGCCATCTATGCTCGCACCTGCATGCTGAGCCGAAT GAAATACAAAGGCAGAAGAATTCAATTCGACGTGGATCAGTGTGCCCACCCTTACCCAGCCCCCATGGTTCTGAAGACCAAGGAAGCTCCTCAGCCAAAGAGGCAATCATCGGTCAGCAATCGCTTCCAGCTCTTGAATATCGACGATTctgaggacgaggagaacGCGCCACCCGGGTTTCGGTCTAAGAAGACTCCCTTAGTGGTGGCCTGA
- a CDS encoding uncharacterized protein (COG:T; EggNog:ENOG503NTY5), with protein sequence MASKAKSRWADDEEDALREAQLKREKEEKKRLKAEKARKLEAERKTREAAAAAQQEQPPQPQSQESPNGPPPKRRRVSPEQQETHNGAPPEEPTITNLLRFTPGTISRSRSVENYDKLNDIEEGAYGWVSRARCLSTSKIVALKRLKTDPKDRSGLPVTGLREIQILRNSSHRNIVPLLEVVVSDSTTPLEPSIFLVLEFLEHDLKSILEDMPEPFLASEVKTLMLQLCSGVAYLHDNWILHRDLKTSNLLLNNRGQLKIADFGMSRYVGDPPPKLTQLVVTLWYRAPELLLGATTYGSAIDIWSVGCIFGELLAREPLLQGRNEVDELTRIFELCGLPSEESWPSFRRLPNARGLRLPNNPTPGSTNSRIRTKFPLLTSAGVGLFNGLLALDPERRPAAREVLEHEYFRQDPKPKQEAMFPTFPSKAGQERRRKRETPNAPVRGQKAADLGAVDLSGIFTGREKEERGGGFALRMV encoded by the coding sequence ATGGCAAGCAAAGCCAAGTCCCGCTGGGcagacgacgaagaagacgccCTGCGCGAAGCGCAATtgaaaagggaaaaagaggaaaagaagcgCCTCAAAGCCGAAAAGGCGCGCAAACTCGAAGCCGAAAGAAAAACCCGCgaagctgccgccgccgcccaacAAGAACAACCACCGCAACCACAATCACAAGAAAGCCCCAACggccctcccccaaaacgaAGACGAGTCTCCCCCGAACAACAAGAAACACACAACGGAGCCCCCCCAGAAGAaccaaccatcaccaaccttctCCGCTTCACCCCCGGAACCATCTCCCGCTCCCGCAGCGTGGAAAACTATGACAAGCTGAACGACATCGAGGAAGGCGCGTACGGCTGGGTCTCCCGCGCCCGctgcctctccacctccaaaatCGTCGCCCTCAAGCGCCTCAAGACCGACCCGAAAGACCGCTCCGGCCTCCCCGTCACCGGCCTGCGAGAGATTCAAATACTGCGAAACAGCTCCCACAGAAACATCGTCCCCCTGCTGGAAGTAGTGGTTTCCGACTCGACCACCCCCTTGGAACCATCCATCTTTCTCGTCCTCGAGTTCCTCGAACACGACCTCAAGTCTATCCTCGAGGACATGCCCGAGCCGTTTCTGGCCTCAGAAGTCAAGACGCTGATGTTGCAGCTCTGCTCCGGGGTGGCGTATCTACACGACAACTGGATCCTTCACCGGGATCTCAAAACGTCGAATTTGCTGTTGAATAACAGGGGCCAGCTAAAGATTGCGGATTTTGGCATGTCAAGATATGTGGGCGATCCGCCGCCGAAACTGACGCAGTTGGTGGTTACGCTGTGGTATCGTGCCCCGGAGCTGTTGCTCGGGGCGACGACATATGGCAGCGCGATTGACATTTGGAGCGTGGGGTGTATCTTTGGGGAGCTTCTGGCCAGGGAGCCGCTTCTGCAGGGGAGGAACGAGGTGGACGAGCTCACGCGGATATTTGAGCTGTGCGGGCTGCCCTCGGAGGAGTCGTGGCCTTCGTTTCGGAGGCTGCCGAACgcgagggggttgaggttgccgaATAACCCGACGCCGGGATCGACGAACTCGAGGATAAGGACAAAGTTTCCGCTTTTGACgtcggcgggggtggggttgtttAATGGGTTGCTTGCGCTGGATCCGGAGAGGAggccggcggcgagggaggtgctGGAGCATGAGTATTTCCGGCAGGACCCCAAGCCGAAGCAGGAGGCCATGTTTCCTACTTTTCCGAGCAAGGCGGgccaggagaggaggaggaagagggagacgCCCAATGCGCCGGTTAGGGGACAAAAGGCGGCGGATTTGGGGGCGGTGGACTTGAGTGGGATTTTTACagggagggagaaagaggagagggggggtgggtttgctttgaggatggtgtga